Proteins from a genomic interval of Chroococcidiopsis thermalis PCC 7203:
- the atpH gene encoding ATP synthase F1 subunit delta — MSSNAMNEQVVQPYAQALMSVARSNNLTEQFGEDARTLTNLLRESEQFRNFLANPFVSISDKKAVLGRVVGDNVNPYMRNFLMLLVDRRRIILLEGICQQYLALLRQLNQTVLAEVTSAVELTEEQKQAVRDKVIAMTNARQVELETRIDQSLIGGAIVKVGSQVIDASIRGQLRRLSLRLTSGT, encoded by the coding sequence ATGAGCAGCAATGCCATGAACGAACAGGTAGTGCAGCCTTACGCCCAGGCATTGATGTCTGTGGCGCGTAGTAATAACCTCACGGAACAATTCGGCGAAGATGCCCGTACTTTAACGAATTTGTTGCGGGAATCAGAGCAATTTCGTAACTTTCTCGCTAACCCCTTCGTCAGCATCAGCGACAAGAAGGCAGTATTGGGGCGAGTTGTCGGCGATAATGTCAACCCCTACATGCGTAACTTCTTAATGCTGTTGGTAGACCGCCGCCGCATTATTTTGTTAGAAGGGATTTGTCAACAGTATCTCGCCCTCCTGCGGCAACTGAATCAAACTGTTTTAGCCGAAGTCACTTCAGCTGTCGAACTGACTGAAGAACAAAAGCAAGCTGTGCGGGATAAAGTCATTGCCATGACCAACGCCCGTCAGGTAGAACTAGAAACAAGAATCGACCAAAGCTTAATCGGTGGTGCGATCGTCAAAGTTGGTTCTCAAGTGATCGACGCTAGTATCAGAGGACAACTGCGCCGCCTTTCTTTACGACTTACTAGCGGCACTTAA
- a CDS encoding F0F1 ATP synthase subunit B has translation MGMMGSFIWLVTQGSPLLAEAAEAEAEAGGFGLNFDILETNLINLAILVGVLVYFGSKVVGKTLSDRRERIETEIVAAENRAKEAAAALQKQQQRLTEAQAEAERIRQSATTNAQQAKEQILAQVGIDIQRLKETATQDLNTARERAIAQLRASVVAMALQKVESQLESGLDENIQQQTIDRSIALLGGSK, from the coding sequence ATGGGTATGATGGGAAGTTTTATCTGGTTGGTGACACAAGGTAGCCCACTACTTGCTGAAGCGGCAGAAGCAGAAGCAGAAGCAGGCGGGTTTGGTCTTAATTTTGATATTTTAGAAACAAACCTAATTAACCTGGCTATTCTTGTTGGCGTACTAGTATATTTTGGCAGCAAGGTAGTAGGAAAAACCTTGAGCGATCGCCGCGAGCGCATAGAAACAGAAATTGTAGCGGCAGAAAACCGCGCTAAAGAAGCAGCAGCAGCACTGCAAAAACAGCAGCAAAGATTGACAGAAGCTCAAGCGGAAGCCGAAAGAATTCGCCAAAGCGCGACAACGAACGCTCAACAAGCCAAAGAGCAAATCTTGGCTCAGGTGGGAATAGATATTCAACGCTTAAAAGAGACAGCAACTCAAGATTTAAATACGGCAAGAGAACGAGCGATCGCTCAACTGCGAGCTTCTGTAGTTGCAATGGCTTTACAAAAGGTAGAATCCCAATTGGAATCGGGATTAGACGAAAATATCCAACAACAAACAATCGATCGCAGCATAGCACTACTAGGAGGCAGTAAATGA
- a CDS encoding F0F1 ATP synthase subunit B' has protein sequence MFDFDATLPLMALQFLLLASVLNVIFYKPLTKALDDRDNYVRTNNVEAKERLAKAERLAKEYEQQIADARRQSQKVVADAQADAQRIAAEKIAEAQKEAQAQREQAAQEIEQQRQAAMASLQQQVDALSRQIVEKLLGTVTS, from the coding sequence ATGTTTGATTTTGATGCTACCTTGCCCTTAATGGCGTTGCAGTTCCTACTGTTGGCATCTGTATTGAATGTCATTTTCTACAAGCCACTAACAAAGGCACTGGACGACCGCGATAATTACGTCCGCACGAATAATGTTGAAGCAAAAGAACGTTTGGCGAAAGCAGAGCGATTAGCAAAAGAATACGAGCAGCAAATAGCAGATGCTCGTCGTCAATCGCAAAAAGTTGTTGCCGACGCTCAAGCAGATGCACAAAGAATAGCGGCGGAAAAAATAGCAGAGGCACAAAAAGAAGCCCAAGCACAACGAGAACAAGCAGCTCAAGAAATTGAGCAACAACGACAAGCAGCTATGGCTTCGTTGCAGCAACAGGTAGATGCCCTCAGTCGCCAAATCGTAGAAAAGCTGTTAGGAACAGTAACCAGTTGA
- the atpE gene encoding ATP synthase F0 subunit C — MDPLVSAASVLAAALAIGLAAIGPGIGQGNAAGQAVEGIARQPEAEGKIRGTLLLTLAFMESLTIYGLVIALVLLFANPFS, encoded by the coding sequence ATGGATCCATTAGTTTCTGCTGCTTCAGTTCTAGCTGCCGCATTAGCAATCGGTTTAGCTGCAATCGGTCCTGGTATCGGTCAAGGAAATGCTGCGGGTCAAGCAGTAGAAGGTATTGCTCGTCAACCCGAAGCAGAAGGAAAAATTCGCGGTACTCTGCTGTTGACTCTAGCATTCATGGAATCGCTAACCATTTACGGTCTGGTAATTGCCCTAGTATTACTGTTTGCTAACCCCTTTTCCTAA
- the atpB gene encoding F0F1 ATP synthase subunit A, translating to MQMLSVTNTFNLFPLASLEVGQHFLWQLGNLKIHGQVFLTSWFVIGILVVASIAATRNIQKVPSGIQNLMEYALEFIRDLTKNQIGEKEYRPWVPFIGTLFLFIFVSNWSGALIPWRLIKLPSGELAAPTNDINTTVALALLTSLAYFYAGFSKRGLGYFKKYIEPTPILLPIAILEDFTKPLSLSFRLFGNILADELVVAVLVLLVPLFVPLPVMALGLFTSAIQALVFATLAAAYIHEAMEGHGGEEHEAH from the coding sequence ATGCAAATGCTTAGCGTCACAAACACCTTTAATTTATTCCCTCTTGCCTCGTTGGAAGTAGGTCAACATTTTTTATGGCAATTGGGCAATCTCAAAATTCATGGGCAAGTGTTTCTCACCTCGTGGTTTGTGATTGGCATTCTAGTAGTTGCTTCGATAGCAGCTACTCGGAACATCCAGAAAGTTCCTAGTGGTATCCAAAATTTAATGGAATACGCGCTAGAATTCATTCGGGATTTGACCAAGAATCAGATTGGTGAGAAAGAGTATCGTCCTTGGGTTCCATTTATTGGCACGCTATTTCTGTTCATTTTCGTATCGAATTGGTCTGGTGCTTTAATTCCCTGGCGGTTAATTAAGTTGCCATCAGGTGAATTAGCCGCTCCAACTAACGATATTAATACAACAGTAGCGCTGGCGTTGTTAACTTCTTTAGCGTACTTTTACGCGGGTTTTAGCAAACGCGGTTTAGGGTACTTTAAAAAGTATATTGAGCCAACGCCAATTCTGTTACCAATCGCAATTTTGGAAGATTTCACCAAACCTCTTTCCCTAAGCTTCCGACTATTTGGTAACATTTTAGCGGATGAATTAGTAGTAGCGGTTTTAGTTCTACTCGTACCTCTGTTTGTACCTCTGCCAGTGATGGCATTAGGTTTGTTTACTAGTGCGATCCAAGCCCTGGTTTTTGCTACCCTCGCAGCAGCATACATTCATGAGGCGATGGAGGGTCATGGTGGTGAAGAACATGAGGCTCATTAG
- a CDS encoding ATP synthase subunit I → MNLSDESTTPTPATEESQPGSTTTQDKTSSMQEFYQLFQGLLSITLGLTGFIFISVWIFYSLNTALNYLLGAVTGMVYLKMLARDVERLGQEKRQLSKSRFALFIGVIVVATQLRQLQILPIFLGFLTYKATLLVYTIQSAFIPNSK, encoded by the coding sequence GTGAACTTGTCAGACGAATCAACAACACCAACACCTGCAACTGAGGAATCTCAACCTGGTTCCACTACCACACAAGACAAGACTTCCTCAATGCAAGAGTTTTATCAACTCTTCCAAGGATTATTGTCAATCACCCTTGGATTGACGGGGTTTATTTTTATCTCTGTGTGGATTTTCTATTCCCTCAACACTGCCCTGAACTATTTGCTCGGAGCAGTCACAGGTATGGTTTACTTAAAAATGTTGGCTAGAGACGTTGAGCGGCTAGGTCAAGAAAAAAGACAACTGAGTAAATCTCGGTTTGCCCTATTTATTGGTGTGATTGTAGTCGCAACTCAATTGCGTCAACTACAGATTCTGCCGATATTCTTGGGGTTTCTGACTTACAAAGCCACACTTCTCGTCTATACGATTCAATCTGCTTTCATTCCTAACTCTAAATAA
- a CDS encoding class I SAM-dependent methyltransferase: MSDSQSISAAVAKLYDTYPFPPEPLLDEPPPGYNWRWNWLAAYSFCTGQKPQKQDIRILDAGCGTGVGTEYLVHLNPHAQVVGIDLSAGALAVARERCQRSGANRVEFQHLSLYDAEQLPGEFDLINCVGVLHHLPDPIRGIQAISSKLAPGGIMHIFVYGELGRWEIKLMQQAIALLQNDKQGDYRDGVQIGRKLFASLPENNRLVKREKSRWAMENQRDECFADMYVHPQEIDYNIDTLFDLIDASGLTFLGFSNPNFWQIERLLGKDPSLLERTNPLSDRAKYRLIELLDPEVTHYEFFLGRPSLPQADWSSDAALLAAIPELNPCIDGFPSRCLFNYDYQIVNLTETELEFLQACDRNLTIGEILANVELGIEGVRSLLSQQLIVLSPG; encoded by the coding sequence ATGTCAGACTCCCAAAGCATTAGTGCTGCTGTCGCCAAACTCTACGATACGTATCCCTTTCCTCCAGAACCGCTACTCGACGAACCGCCTCCTGGCTATAACTGGCGCTGGAATTGGCTAGCCGCCTATAGCTTCTGTACCGGACAAAAACCGCAAAAACAAGATATCCGCATTCTCGATGCTGGCTGCGGTACGGGGGTAGGAACGGAATACTTGGTTCACCTCAACCCACATGCCCAAGTTGTAGGAATCGATTTGAGTGCGGGTGCTTTGGCTGTGGCGCGGGAACGCTGTCAGCGTTCGGGTGCTAATCGCGTTGAATTTCAACACCTGAGTTTGTACGATGCGGAACAACTACCAGGGGAATTCGATTTAATTAACTGCGTGGGAGTGCTGCACCACTTACCAGATCCGATCCGTGGGATTCAAGCCATTTCATCTAAACTCGCCCCAGGTGGAATCATGCACATCTTCGTGTATGGAGAATTGGGGCGCTGGGAAATCAAATTAATGCAACAGGCGATCGCACTGCTGCAAAATGACAAACAGGGCGATTATCGCGATGGCGTACAAATTGGCAGAAAACTATTTGCTTCTCTACCAGAAAACAATCGTCTTGTCAAACGCGAAAAATCACGCTGGGCGATGGAAAATCAGCGAGATGAATGTTTTGCAGACATGTACGTTCATCCGCAAGAGATTGACTACAATATTGATACATTATTCGATTTAATTGATGCTTCTGGGTTAACTTTCTTGGGCTTTTCTAACCCAAATTTTTGGCAAATAGAGCGGCTTTTGGGCAAAGATCCGAGTTTATTGGAGAGAACTAACCCATTGAGCGATCGCGCTAAATATCGTTTAATCGAACTATTAGATCCAGAAGTTACCCACTACGAATTTTTCTTAGGTCGTCCATCGCTACCGCAAGCCGATTGGTCGTCAGATGCAGCCTTACTCGCAGCCATTCCCGAACTAAACCCTTGTATAGATGGCTTTCCGAGTCGCTGCTTGTTTAACTACGACTATCAAATCGTTAATCTAACAGAAACCGAACTGGAATTTTTACAGGCTTGCGATCGCAACTTAACAATAGGTGAAATTTTAGCTAACGTAGAACTGGGCATAGAAGGGGTGCGATCGCTCCTTTCCCAACAACTAATCGTACTTTCGCCTGGTTAA
- a CDS encoding BrnT family toxin yields the protein MDTYFVLNGITFVWNEEKARNNLDKHDGITFQQAAEAFFDPFLVVVDASRNDEARDAIIGMDSRWNLLYVVHIEFDQDNIIRIISARRATRKEREHYEN from the coding sequence ATGGACACATACTTTGTGCTGAATGGCATTACCTTTGTATGGAATGAGGAAAAAGCTCGAAATAATCTTGACAAGCATGATGGAATAACATTTCAGCAAGCCGCAGAAGCCTTCTTCGATCCGTTTCTAGTTGTGGTTGATGCCAGTCGCAATGATGAAGCACGGGATGCAATTATTGGCATGGATAGTCGATGGAATCTTTTATATGTGGTTCATATTGAGTTCGATCAAGACAACATAATTCGGATTATTTCAGCTCGGAGAGCAACACGTAAGGAGCGCGAACACTATGAAAACTGA
- a CDS encoding type II toxin-antitoxin system PemK/MazF family toxin, whose protein sequence is MSLVKGDIVLAPFPFTDLQQTKLRPAVVIWADSSNQDVTLCFISSQNLSNLGVGEFVIDSSDSEFADTGLKVNSKVRVTRIVTLERRLITRRLGKLGTNQIQQLNAVMIQAFQL, encoded by the coding sequence GTGAGTTTAGTAAAGGGTGATATAGTCCTGGCTCCATTTCCGTTTACAGATTTGCAGCAGACAAAACTACGTCCTGCTGTAGTAATATGGGCAGACTCTAGCAATCAAGACGTTACCCTCTGCTTTATTTCCTCGCAAAATCTTTCTAATTTAGGCGTAGGGGAGTTTGTTATTGATTCTTCAGATTCAGAATTCGCGGATACTGGATTAAAGGTAAATTCTAAAGTCAGAGTAACTCGAATTGTTACCCTTGAACGTAGGTTAATTACAAGGCGGTTAGGCAAATTAGGAACCAATCAAATTCAGCAGTTGAATGCTGTTATGATTCAGGCTTTTCAGCTTTGA
- a CDS encoding PIN domain-containing protein produces the protein MINDPLCFLDSNVWLYRLTTDPNYNEAIEVRKRYIAIELTNNVNGIVSTQVINETCSVLLRKAAFTEEQIQQVIQSFYNRVAVIKLTSDILINAFNLRTRYSLSFWDGLIVATALSTNAKILYSEDMQDNLVIERQLTIVNPFK, from the coding sequence ATGATAAACGATCCACTTTGTTTTCTTGATTCTAATGTTTGGCTTTACCGTCTAACAACCGATCCAAATTATAATGAGGCTATTGAGGTTAGAAAACGATATATTGCAATCGAGTTAACTAACAACGTAAATGGTATTGTCAGTACTCAAGTTATAAATGAAACTTGTTCTGTATTACTTAGGAAAGCTGCATTTACTGAGGAACAAATTCAGCAAGTTATTCAATCTTTTTATAACCGAGTTGCTGTAATAAAGTTAACTAGCGATATTCTCATAAATGCATTTAACTTACGAACTCGCTATAGTTTGTCATTTTGGGATGGTTTGATTGTTGCTACTGCATTATCCACAAATGCTAAGATTCTGTATTCAGAAGATATGCAAGATAATTTAGTTATCGAGCGGCAACTGACCATTGTAAATCCCTTCAAATAA
- a CDS encoding UPF0175 family protein, whose protein sequence is MSVVISDEILQASGLTLDEFRQEIALHLFQIGRLSLGYASQLAEMKPSVFRQLLKQRNIPLYSYDVDDFELDLKNLRELGRL, encoded by the coding sequence ATGAGTGTTGTAATCTCAGACGAAATCCTTCAAGCATCTGGACTGACTCTAGATGAATTTCGCCAAGAAATTGCCTTGCACCTGTTTCAAATAGGTCGTTTAAGCTTGGGTTACGCTAGCCAGCTGGCGGAGATGAAGCCTAGTGTCTTTCGCCAACTCCTCAAGCAGCGAAATATTCCACTCTACTCTTATGATGTTGATGACTTTGAACTCGATCTGAAAAATTTAAGAGAATTGGGGCGGCTGTGA
- a CDS encoding DUF3368 domain-containing protein, giving the protein MIVISDTSVITNLAAIQHLYLLPQLYNQIIIPEAVYRELVDIDPPVPGTLEIQAASWGEIRQVVNRGVVERLQRDVRLDLGESEAIALALELNADLLLIDERRGRAEADRLGIRITGVLGILVESKRQNLIIAVKPLVNSLIATSEFRVSSALYALILDRVDES; this is encoded by the coding sequence GTGATTGTCATCAGCGATACATCAGTCATCACAAATTTGGCAGCAATTCAGCACTTGTACCTTTTACCCCAACTCTACAATCAAATTATTATTCCCGAAGCAGTATATCGCGAACTAGTAGACATCGATCCTCCAGTGCCAGGAACTCTCGAAATTCAAGCTGCTTCCTGGGGTGAAATTAGGCAAGTTGTGAATCGTGGTGTCGTTGAACGGCTCCAGCGTGACGTAAGGTTGGATCTTGGAGAGTCTGAGGCGATCGCTCTTGCTTTAGAACTGAATGCTGATTTACTTTTAATAGATGAACGTCGTGGTAGAGCCGAAGCCGATCGTCTGGGTATAAGGATTACTGGAGTATTAGGTATTTTGGTTGAATCTAAACGTCAAAATCTAATTATTGCCGTCAAGCCGTTAGTAAATAGCCTAATTGCTACGTCTGAGTTTAGAGTATCTTCAGCCCTGTACGCTCTGATTCTAGATAGGGTAGATGAATCATAA
- a CDS encoding Uma2 family endonuclease: MAIDTLTPLEQRIELSGISWETYERLLAELRDRRLRLTYYRGNLEIMAPSPEHEFYKKIIGRFVETLAEELKVKIYPLGSTTFKRPELSGVEPDECFYIQNRRSVQGKKRLDLNTDPPPDLVIEIDITSSSENRLAVYADLEVLEVWRYDGKFLKIYQLQNRQYIQVHESLAFPEVAITEIAQFLQQAMDANIDYLDLIRSFRQWIESQVQE; the protein is encoded by the coding sequence ATGGCTATCGACACGCTGACTCCACTTGAACAAAGAATTGAGCTTTCTGGTATCAGCTGGGAAACCTACGAGCGGTTGCTAGCCGAACTGAGAGATCGCCGCTTGCGTCTCACTTACTACCGTGGCAATTTAGAAATAATGGCTCCATCACCAGAGCATGAATTTTATAAAAAAATTATCGGTCGTTTTGTGGAAACGTTGGCTGAAGAGTTAAAAGTTAAAATTTATCCGTTGGGTTCTACAACCTTTAAACGTCCAGAATTGAGTGGTGTTGAACCCGATGAGTGTTTTTATATTCAAAATCGGCGCTCAGTTCAAGGAAAAAAACGACTCGATCTAAATACAGATCCACCACCAGATTTGGTTATAGAAATTGATATTACGAGTAGTTCCGAGAATCGTTTAGCAGTCTACGCAGATCTTGAAGTTCTGGAAGTGTGGCGCTACGATGGCAAATTTTTGAAAATATACCAACTTCAAAATCGACAATATATTCAAGTTCATGAGAGTTTGGCATTTCCAGAAGTAGCTATTACAGAAATCGCTCAGTTTTTACAACAAGCTATGGATGCTAATATCGATTACTTAGATCTTATTCGTTCATTTCGTCAGTGGATTGAAAGTCAGGTTCAAGAATAG
- a CDS encoding Uma2 family endonuclease: MAQIAVEKLTLEEFLKLPETKPANEYIDGRIIQKPMPQGKHSRLQGRLVTAINAVVEPQRIALAFPELRCTFAGRSIVPDVAVFAWDRIPVDENGDVANTFAAAPDWTIEILSPDQSQTKVTGNILHCLSHGSKMGWLVDPDERSLLVYPLGQQPQLLQEPTQVLPVPDLVAMQLTADELFGWLKL, translated from the coding sequence ATGGCACAGATAGCAGTAGAAAAGCTGACTTTAGAAGAGTTTCTGAAGCTACCAGAAACAAAACCAGCTAACGAGTATATTGACGGACGAATTATCCAAAAACCAATGCCTCAAGGAAAACACAGTAGGTTACAAGGAAGGCTAGTAACAGCAATTAACGCAGTAGTTGAACCGCAACGAATAGCACTCGCTTTTCCCGAACTGCGCTGTACTTTTGCTGGACGCTCAATCGTACCAGATGTAGCCGTGTTTGCTTGGGATAGAATTCCCGTAGATGAAAATGGAGACGTTGCTAATACGTTTGCAGCTGCTCCAGATTGGACGATTGAGATTCTCTCACCTGACCAAAGCCAAACTAAGGTAACTGGGAATATTCTTCATTGTCTCAGTCACGGTAGCAAAATGGGATGGCTAGTCGATCCTGACGAGCGATCGCTTTTAGTTTACCCGCTAGGACAGCAACCGCAACTGTTACAAGAACCTACTCAAGTTCTACCCGTTCCCGATTTAGTAGCTATGCAACTTACAGCAGACGAACTATTCGGATGGCTAAAACTTTAA